One Rissa tridactyla isolate bRisTri1 chromosome 1, bRisTri1.patW.cur.20221130, whole genome shotgun sequence DNA segment encodes these proteins:
- the GPR12 gene encoding G-protein coupled receptor 12, with product MNEDLKVNLSWLPQDHVEASSTENASAAGSSLVPVVDPEPELLVNPWDIVLCTSGTLISCENAIVVLIIFHNPSLRAPMFLLIGSLALADLLAGIGLIINFVFAYLLQSEATKLVTIGLIVASFSASVGSLLAITVDRYLSLYYALTYNSERTVTFTYVMLILLWGASICVGLLPVMGWNCLRDESTCSVIRPLTKNNAAVLSVSFLLMFALMLQLYIQICKIVMRHAHQIALQHHFLATSHYVTTRKGVSTLAIILGTFAACWMPFTLYSLIADYTYPSIYTYATLLPATYNSIINPVIYAFRNQEIQKALWLICCGCIPSNLSQRARSPSDV from the coding sequence ATGAATGAAGATCTGAAGGTTAATTTGAGCTGGCTGCCTCAGGATCATGTAGAAGCCAGCTCTACCGAGAATGCCTCAGCCGCAGGCTCCTCCCTGGTTCCTGTCGTAGACCCAGAGCCAGAGCTTTTGGTAAACCCCTGGGACATTGTCTTGTGTACTTCAGGGACCCTTATCTCCTGCGAAAATGCCATTGTGGTTCTTATAATTTTCCATAATCCCAGTCTTCGTGCCCCCATGTTCCTCCTGATAGGCAGCCTGGCGCTGGCAGATCTCTTAGCGGGCATTGGATTGATCATCAATTTTGTTTTTGCATACCTTCTGCAATCAGAAGCTACGAAACTGGTTACGATTGGACTGATTGTTGCCTCTTTCTCAGCATCTGTTGGCAGCTTGCTGGCTATTACTGTTGATCGTTACCTCTCCCTGTATTACGCTTTGACTTACAATTCAGAGAGGACTGTCACTTTTACCTATGTCATGCTTATATTGCTCTGGGGAGCATCTATCTGTGTTGGACTGCTGCCTGTAATGGGCTGGAACTGCCTCAGAGATGAATCCACCTGCAGTGTTATCAGACCACTCACTAAAAATAATGCAGCAGTCCTTTCGGTCTCTTTCTTGCTTATGTTTGCCCTCATGCTGCAGCTCTACATTCAAATCTGTAAAATTGTGATGCGCCATGCCCATCAGATTGCCTTGCAACACCATTTCCTGGCCACTTCCCACTATGTGACCACCCGAAAAGGAGTGTCTACTTTGGCCATTATTTTGGGGACTTTTGCTGCTTGCTGGATGCCTTTTACACTCTATTCTTTAATAGCAGATTACACCTATCCTTCTATATACACCTATGCCACCCTCCTGCCAGCTACCTACAATTCCATCATCAATCCTGTAATATATGCTTTTAGAAACCAGGAGATACAGAAAGCACTTTGGCTCATCTGTTGTGGCTGTATTCCTTCTAACCTGTCTCAGAGAGCAAGATCACCCAGTGATGTCTGA